CCAAAGAAAAATGACCAGATGGTGAGTGAATTGAAAGCTCTTGCATGAGTTGAGCTGATTTAGGATCACTGATTAAGCTGACTGAATATCTTAAAGCCAGGTAGACTGAACAGACACAATGGTTGCCAAATCATGAATGTCACCATGTGTAGTTCTGGACAATGCATCAGCTACTTTGTTGTCCTTGCCTTGCCTATAAACCAGCTTATAGTTGAGTCCCAATAATTTGGTCAAAGCCTTGTGCTGCCAGGGTGTAGTGAGCCTCTAATCATCCAAATGGATCAAACTTTTCTGGTCAGTTTGAATAATAAATTCAGCCTGTAGTAGATAGGGCCTCCAATAATCTACTGCCAACAAGATTGCCATACTTTTTTATTCATAGGTGGATAGTCCTTGGGCCTTAACACCCAAAGCTTTGCTAACATAAGCAATAGGGTGGCCACCTTGTTGCAACACAGCTCCAATTCCTTTATCAGATGCATCTGTCTCAATGACAAAAGTCTTGGAAAAATCAGGGAGAGCTAGGACAGGAGCAGTCATCAATGCTTGTTGAAGGGCTTGGAATGAAGCTGAATGTTCAGATGTCTACACATACTGTACACCTTTCTTGAGTAAGTTAGTGAGTGGCTTTGCTATGGCTCCAAAATTTCTGACAAACTTCCTATAATACCCTGCCATACCCAGAAAACTCCTGAGTTCCTTTACTGAAGTAAGCACTGGCCAACTAGCAATGATTTGCAACTTGCTAGGATCAGTAGCAACACCCTATGCACTAATCACATATCCCAAATAATTGAGTTGTTGTCTTGCAAAGGAACACTTAgacagtttaacatagaattgATGTACGTTCCAGAAAGAGTTGGAAGACGGGCAATATGGGACAAATGCTCTTCCCAATTCCTACTGTAAATGAGaacatcatcaatgaacaccactacacatTTCCTGAGTAAGGGAgccaaaacctcattcattacaCCTAGAAATGTACCTGGCCCTCCAGTGACTCCATAAGGCATGACCTTATATTCATAGTGCCCACGGTGAGTTTGAAATGCAGTTTTGAACTCTTCACCAGGTGCCATCCTAATTTGATGAAATCCAGAGCACAAGTCTAAGGAAGTGAACCATTGAGCCCCTGATAACTCAATGTTCTTTTGACTTGTGCAGGCTTAAAACTAAGCATGTTGTTCTTGCATGCATAACCCTTCTTTAACAGAGTAGTTGAATATTTTGAGATTGGTAATCTTTTTAAGTAAGATTGTAGTCTGTTTAGGCTGTAGTCCTGGCGAGTCTTTTTTTGAAAGGTGAGTAAGACTGATAGCCATGCGGAAAGAAAATCAACGTAGTCGCTATGATTAGAATCATGTCGGACCCAATTGTTGATGCTAAGTGCTCAGAGTCACTTGTTCAAGTTAACCCGTGTAATGATTGTTTGTTGTTAGGATCTCGTCCGTAGCCAACGAATCAGGTTACTTGCTTCTGGGATTCACCCTACCCAGGACGAGATGTAATAGCTAGACTAAATGTCGGAAAGTGGCTCCCGGCCAAGGAGACGTAAGCCTTCCGGGTGGGAGATGTATCTCGTTAATCATAGCATAGTACTCGGTATACAGATGAAAATTGTGTTCGAGTGGGATAATCGTTCAACGAGATGTGTAGCCGCGAGAGTAGTCGATTGTGTATCTCGTTTGTTACTTTAATAGAGAAAGACAACTAAAATGTTGTGTAGGTTGTGAAGAGTAAAATGACGGATGAATCTAGTAAAAGACATTGACCCTGTATTAATAATTTAGAATCTTGGGTACAGATACTAGGACTCTGACATTACTTGAACAAGAACTACTTAGTAATACTAAGCATAAAATCTTCGTAGTTGGTAGATATTCCAAGAGTTAGGCACTGGGTCGCCGTCTTTCGTGACTAACTTGAAGGAACCTGGACGGGTAACTTTAGAGACGATAAAAGGATCTTCCTagggactgagtagcttatggcGTCATGTTGTGTTTTGAATACGTCTGAGGACTAGATCTCCGACTTGAAACGTACGAGGGTGTACATTTTTTGTCGTAGTGACATCGTAAGCATTGCAGGTACCTGGCGGATTGGAATTGTGCATTAATCTTGACTTCTTCGGCACAGTCGATCTCTAGCCGCCGGGTTTCATTTGCTTCGCCTCCGTTGTACTTTTCGACCTTGGGAGAGTTCCATATCAAGTCTGCTGGTAAGATGGCCTCCGAGCCATAAATCAGGAAAAAGGGGGAGTACCCTGCTGCTCTGCTTTGCTGAGTGCGCAATCCCCAGACTACCTTGGGTAACTCGTATAACCACTTGTTGCCGAAGTCTTTGAGCTCGTCGTGTAATCTAGGCTTGAGTCCGGCTAGGAGTAGCCCGTTGgcccgctctacttggccgtttgccTAAGGGTGAGCTACAGAGGTGTAATCGACGCTGATGCCGCAATCTTGAGCCCAACTTCTGAATTCGATAGCCTTAAAGGGTGAGCCAAGATCTGTAATGATCCAATTGGGCATACCGAATCAGTACATGATGTCTTGCATGAACTCGACAGCCCCAATCTTTGTTTACCTGGTTGATGACGACTGAGgagtcaccatagacaagtaagCGCTTGATGCCAAGTGAAACTACTACTCGGAGACCGTGAAAgagggcctcatactctgctTCGTTGTTGGTAGCAGGCCAAAATATTTGTAGCACATACTTAAGCTGCTTTCCTTCTAGAAATATGAAAAGAACACTAGCGCCTGCACCTCCTAGTTTGAGAGAATCGTCGAAGTATATCTTCCAATGGTCGAGTATAACTGCTATAGTAGGCTGCTGGGCTTCGGTCCACTCGGCTATGAAATCAGTCAGGACTTGTGATTTGATAGCCTTGCGGGAAACGGACTCAATGTTCTGAGCTCCAAATTCGACtgaccacttggatatgcgtcatGTTGCATCCCGGTTGTGTAAGACATCATCAAGTGGGAAGTCGGATACCACTATTACTTTGTGTtcatcaaagtagtggcgtagcttgcgtgaagtgatcaagagggcatagagaagtttttgcacatgcgggtaatTGACCTTGGATTCTGATAGCACCTCGCTGATATAGTAGACAGGTCATTGTACCTTGTACACATGGCCTTCTTTAGCCCACTCGAcaactattgccgtgctgactaCTGCAGTAGTGGTGGCGATGTAGAGTAGTAGTGGCTCCTGTTTCTCAGGTGGAGTAAGGATTGGTGAAGTGGACAGGTACTCCTTGAGTTTTTGGAAGGCTTCATCTGCTTtggttgtccactcgaacttgcatGTCTTCTTCAGTGTCTTAAAAAAGGGCAATCCTTTCTCCCTGAGCCGTGAGATAAAGCGATTAAGGGTAGCCATGCACCCTATCAATTTCTAGACATCTTTGACATAGTGGGGTCAAGTCATCTGGGTGATTGCTCGAATCTGCTTCGTGCTAGCTTCAATGCCCCGGTGACTCACCAGGAAACCCAATAGTTGTTCGGAGGGTACTCCAAACACGCATTTGGTTgggttaagcttccacttgtaTGCATGAAGGTTGTCAAAGGTTTGTTTTAGTTCCTCGATCAGAGTAGAGGGATCCTTGGTCTTGACGATGACATCGTCCACATAGGCTTCCACATTATGACCAATCTGTTCACTTAGGCACACTTGGATAGCCCGTTGATaggttgcaccggcattctttagcccaaatgacatggtcgtgtAATAGTAGGCACCAAACagggtgatgaaggatgtcttgcttTGATCTTCTTTGCGGAGGGCAATTTGATGATAGCaaaagtagcaatcaagaaaggacaGTAAAGCTGACCCGACCATAGAGtctactatctgatcaatgcaagGCAGGACGAAGGGGTCCTTCGGGCAAtccttgttgagatctgtgtagtcgacgcacatgcgccactctttCGAGTTCTTTTTCTGGACGAGTACTGGGTTGGCTAGCCAGTCAGGGTGAAGAATTTCCCTAACGAAGCCGACTGCCAATAGCTTGGTAATTTCCTTCTTGATTGCCGCTTTCTTAtctggtgagaatcatcgtaaGCGTTGCTTCATTGGCTTTAAGCCAGGATTTAAATCCAgtttgtgctcagccaactctctcggGACACCTGGCATATCAGCCGATTTCCATGTGAAGATATCTCTATTTTCTCTAAGAAAGttagtgagcgcgagttcctattccTTAGAGAGGTGGGCACTAATGATACcgtcttggagggatcaccgatacctagatcaatctcaatggtATCTGTTTTGGAGGGGGAGCAATAATTCCTGCCTTGTTTGTTGGAATCTCTGTGTCTTCCGGGTTAGTCTGCTATGCGAGGTTGGTGATCTCCCGCGCTTCATAGACTTGCTAGGTTCTAGCTACGATATGGATGGCTTCCGTGTCACAGTCGTACGAACGCTTGAGGTCGCCTCGGAAGGAGAGTACGCCATTAGGACCCAGCATCTTGAGCAAGAGGTAAGGGTAGTGCGGtacggccatgaatttggccagagtaGGTCGATCGAAGATAGCATGATATGATGATTCGAAATCAGTAACCTCAAACTGGATGAACTCTATTCAGAAATTATTTGGGTGCCAAACATTATAGGGAGCGTGATCCATCCGAGTGGCATAGcagctttgccgggtactatcccgTAGAATGGGACGTTAGTGGGAGTGAGTAGGCTTGTGAAATCCATGCCTATCTTCCTTAATGTGTCCGCAAATATAATATTTAAACATGCACCCCCATCAGTCGGGACCTTGGGAACTGTCATGCCGTCTATTGTAGGACCCAGGACGAGTGGGTAGTGGCCGGCATTAGTCACGCTAGTCCATTGATCCTTTCTGGAAAACTGGATCGGGTACTCAGACCAATTAAGGTACTTTGGCGTCGTGGGTTCTCCTGCCATGATGTCCCAAAGGGCCAGCTTCCCTGAGTTGAAGAGATGGTAACCCGACAAAGATTACTGCAATTTGGCCCTTAGGCTGTTGAAATCCTGGGTCAGCATTGTCGTCTTCGTCTTTGTTGTTATCATCTTTGTCGTTGCCCTGATTACTTTTGGCGTATAAACCTAGTTCTTGGAGTTATCTGCACTCGGCTGCCGTGTGCTAGGCATTTTTGTGGAAAGGGCAGGGTAAATTCTTGAGGTCTTCAAACTTTTTGTTGTTCTTGTTCGACTTCTTGGACCTATCTGCGGAGGCAACGGTGTTGTCGGGTCCTCTCTTCCTAGCAGATGGACCACCCTGATTGCCCCTGGAGTCATAACCTTTGTCTTGAGGGCCACGTGGGAATCATTCGCGAGTACGTTCTTTAGATGCAATCATATTTTGTACTGTGCGCTTGAATTCTTCTGCGGTTTCTGGGTTGTCATCACAGAATTTTTCAAATTGCCACTTGTATTTGATCCTGTTAGTGAAGTGATCTATCACCTCCCTGTCCGTGATGTAAAAAACTTGGGCTCTGGATTCTGCAAAGCGGTGATAGTACTCCTGAAAGGATTCGTTTGGCTTCTGTTTGCACGATCTGAGTTCGTTCCGGGTACTTGGAGTGGTGAGTACTCCGCAAAAATTTTCGCAAAATTTTCGCTGAAGCTGTCCCCAAGTATCAATAGAGTGGGCTCATAGTCTGTCAAACCAAGCCAGGGGCACAGTGTCGAGTGCCATGGGGAAATATAAAACATTGATGTCGTCGTCGCCACCCGCCAATTCTATGGACTGGAAGTAGATACGCAACCATTGGTTGGGTTCTATTTTCCCGTCGTACTTGGTATGGTTGGATGgcttgtgaaaggatcaagatgcccaagaggggggtgaattaggctaattctaaaattctttgcaataattaatccctatacttagcccacttcaccccttgtgcctagaatgtgattctattgttctaccgcacaaaagtttagcaccctaagttccaatcctactctagcatggcaattctaggaatgtaaagacaagaaatgaattgctcaaatataaatgcttaaagtaaagagagggaaagaaacgcggcaatgttttgccgaggtatcgaagagtcgccactccccactagtccttgttggagcacccgcgcaagggtgtagctcccccttgatccgtgcaaggatcaagtgctctctacgggctgattctttgatactccgtcgcggtgaatcacccacaaccgctcgcaacttgagttgggtcatccacaaactccgtcggatgatcaccaaactcccgatcaccaccgagccatctaggtgatggcgatcaccaagagtaacaagcacaaactctcacttgaccacgacaagcctaatgagaagggtggatgcacacttgctactctccttgcactaatgaggccttaatcttggattctcaaatctcaatcacctcactaggctcttgctcttctttgcactctcaagggtgtttctcagctgaataaATGGGCAAGAGGCCTCCCTTAgacgaatagaggaagtatttgtaccccctcattcaaaacaaaccattGGGAGGCTGAGTCggcactctgcggggtgaccggacgctctagtcatggtgaccggatgctccggtcagttatccccgccaaAGAGCCGTtcagttgtgaccggactctgacctgcgtccggtcagcactgaccggacgcgtccagtcacgaaaaatgctctctggaaccttactgatgttgaccggacgctggaacctagagtccggtcacttcaaagtgaagagtagaactcacggacccatgatggaacatagcggCCAGTCTGTCCAAGAAGGTCTGTCAACCATGGCAGATATGATAGATAGAGACGAATCTGCTCGCCTGCAGCTGCAACAAGTGACTCAATGGAGCAAACTCCCTGAGATCTGAATTCAACTCCACTGTTcaaataagcattatagaaatcctcctgcagtggtgtatagaagtgCTCTAAAGCACGGTCATCCCACCTCGGCagaaaccagtcctcaaactgcaCGAAATGgagctactgcacctgcttggtTGTGGCTGCCCTCAGGTCATGGTGAGTAACCGAAGGCAGACACTGTGGTCTGGGAGGCGGACGACAACCATGCAAGGCCATGTCGTGCACTTGGAGAAGTATCCTAAAAGGTGTGGAGCTGTCAGTAGCCAAGCTGATCGAGCGCCTGAAGCTTCGTCTAAAGATGGCGAGAACGGAAGAGCTCGCGGTGCTTCGGCACGCCAGGCCCAAGAAGTAGAACTCAAATGTATACGGCCCACTCTGGAGCAATGAGTTGTGTCATTGTGTGTCGAAGCGCTAGAAGCCAAACAGCTGCCTGCCTGCGGAAAAAAAAGGGTAGCGATGCCCGTGTAATAGGATCATCGATTGTTTGAATGAAACTGAACTCGAACTATCCAATCTTGTcctctgttcttcttcttccccacgtGCCAGGCGTTGCTAACATTTCCACCGTAGAGCCACATGGCCTTGGACTCCATTAGGCACGGGCACGCCGTTGGAAGTGAGGGGCGCCAGGCAGCAGCCCGACGTGCCGCTGCACTACTTGTCTGTGGCCTAGCGGTGGTCGTTTGTGAAGCCGGCACGGCAGTCGCTCCTGGTACAGGAGCCACATCCGCCAGGATCTTGGTCAATTCTTCGTTCTTCCCCAATGATGTCCGTGGAAATCGTCGTCGTGACGTTGCATCTGGCGGAGACGACGAGCTCGTTCCGGGCCGACAGCAGGTAGCCGTGCTCCCTGAAGCCGCGGCAGAATTCGAGCAAGGCGTTACAACTGAGTGAGGTTAGGTCGCCGAGCAACGGCCGCGGGGGCTGGTGGCGCGTGTCGCAGGTGACGTTGAGCCCCAACCAGCAGCAACGGGAGGGCCTGAAGCTGAACGGGTACGGCACGCTCACGTTTTTGAAAAGAATCCGATACAAGTATTTGAAGTTGGCGCCTTTCCCAAATTGATATGTCTACGTACGAGGCGCAAACACACAGCGGTGGACCGTGTGCGCCTCATGTGTTCGTCAGAATAACATGCGCTGAACGTGTACATACAGGGAAAATAGGGACATAAAAAGGAGGCCGACCTGTACTCCGGCCAAGCACGCGGGCGATCTCGACCCCCGAGCCAGATGCTCTGTTTTGACAACCCGCAGTTTATGCCAAGGCACCAGGGACATCCAGTTGGCACAGGGCACGCATCGTCGTCACAAAACAAATGACTTCCTTCTTGTATTATTCCAGGAGAAGCCGTACGAATTAACTGGTAAATAGGACGAGTCAGACAAGAAAaatttaattaaaagcaattaaATAACTGTATCTCATCTGGATTGCACTTTTATTAAAGGTGGAGAGCGAATACACTGGAATCGTGCTACCGAAACAAAAGCGACGGTGAGTGCATTGAGTTCAACCATCATGCACATGTGTAGTTACTCCTAGTAGAAGTTAACGAGTCCTTTATGCTAATGCGCAAAAAGAGCACTGCTACCTAGGGTAGCTTGCCATCTCTTGCTCCAAACTATATCTTCTGCTACATGGGTTCTCACATCTTTGCCCTTGTCCACTCAGTGATGGATTGTCCGTCATAAGCCCATGTAGTGTATGTTCTACCTGTCGCATCGTTGGCCTTTCCTCACCTCTTAAATTTATACACAATGCTGCAAGTGTAGCAACTTCTTGGACTTCTGTGCCTCCCTCCTCCATAACTTGTGGATCTATTATTTGACTAAGATTTCCCTCAGAAAGTAGGTTAACAAAATGGGAAGCAAGACCATCGCCTTCAGAGGACAAATACAAAAATGGTTTCTTCCTAGTGAGCAACTCCACAAGAATTACACCAAAACTGTAGACATCACTTTTTTCGGTGAGGCGGTTGGTGTAAAAGTACATAGGATCCAAGTATCCTATTGTTCCCTGAACCCTTGTTGTTAACCCAGTTTTGTCAACCGGGATGTACCTTGAAGCTCCAAAGTCCGATATCTTTGATGTCATTGTATCATCAAGAAGTATGTTACTGGACTTAATGTCTCTATGGATTATTGGGATTGAATCTGATGAGTGAAGATAGGCAAGAGCAGCAGCTATCTCGGTTGCAATCCTCAACCTACTGCCCCATGATAGGGACCTCGGTTCTTCAACATGGAGATGGTGATAAAGTGTTCCATTGGAGATAAACTCATAAACCAACAATGGCACCTCGGTCTCTAGGCAACATCCAAAGAGTTTAACCACATTCTTATGGTTGATCTGTGAGAGGATTGCTACCTCATTTATGAACTCGTCTATTTCTTTCTGGACTGTAATCTTTGACTTCTTGATGGCTACAACATGTAGGTCCGATAAGATTCCTTTGTAAACGGTACCATGCCCTCCGCCACCAAGCTCACGAGCTTTGTCAAAGTTGTTTGTGGCCTTTGCAAGCTCATCCAATGGTATTATCATCTTTTCTGCAATGTCTGCCTTTTGGAACAATAGCTGTTGCAACAGTAGTCCGCGATTTTGCTTGAAGTATTTTTGTTTCAGTAGTTTTGTTCTGCGCTGTTTTAACTTGCGGAGTAGGAACAATATACCCATAACCAACAGAAGGAGCGCCGGACCACTTGCAACTGACAAACCAATGATTAAACCTGAAAATGTACATACGCATACACTATATGTTATGATCATTTTCGCAAGCTATGCAATACATATGGTACAATGTCAACCAAAGCTTCATCGAGACATGAGAATCTATCACACACCTGTTGGGGACCTGATGACGCAGCCTTGGGGCTCAGAAGCGTTGCCGTGGGTTCCTCGCGGACACCGACACTCATAGTGCCCAGGCAAATTGTTGCAGTAGCCGCCCAAGCACGATTGGCGTAGCGCCGGGATGTTACAATCGTCAATATCTGCAGCCAATGAGAATGAACAACAAACAACAATGGAAGCCTCCCAAAGAATAACAAACATTGAgaaacatgcatatatatactagTGAATAGATATGCATGAGGAGGAATTAGAAGTGACCTTGGCATCCATCGGCGACGTAAGGGTTGCCATCGTAGCCCTTGGAGCAGTGGCACGTAAAGCCTCCATTCTCTTGCCGGCAGTCGCTGTGCTCACTCATGCAAAGGCGGCTGGCCACGTCCCCTGCGCACTTCCTTGAGTTGTCAGCAGCAGGCACTGACAAGCCTTGCTTAACGGCCCATTGTAGAACAATGGGAGATGACATGTTACCGATGGTCTCAGAACCCATGTTGAAGATCTTGTGCCACTGATCAGTCAACCCCATCTCCGAGATGAACGCCAATGCGTCGTACCACGGCCAACTACCATAATGATGATAGTTGCCATTATTCCCGTTTAGCGCTTTGAATTCCACTCTCTTGGGCGTGCTGCCTGCAGGGATGGGCGCGTGGCAGCAGCCATCGTGGCCAGTACAGTACCCATCAGCGCCACGATCTCCGACTGGGCTGCAGACAGCTCGGCTGATGATACTGTCGTCGCCAATGTTGCtattgctgttgctgctgctgccattTCTGTACTGCCCGTAGAGGGTAGCACGCACGCCCGACCCAGACAGGACGATGAACTCGTTCCTAGTCGACAGAGCATAGGGCTCGCCGATATATGGGAGAGGAAAGTCAACCAGCCGGTAGAAGAACAAGGGGTCCATCACGCCGATGCTGCCGTGATGGACGACGTGCACTGTGGAATTGCGCAAGGAGATGTGGACGACCTGGAGGGTGCCGTGGAGACGTGCACTGTgaaacatgcatatatatactagTGAATAGATATGCATGAGGAGGAATTAGTAGTGACCTTGGCATCCATCGGCGACGTAAGGGTTGCCATCGTAGCCCTTGGAGCAGTGGCACGTAAAGCCTCCATTCTCTTGTCGGCAGTCGCTGTGCTCACTCTTGCAAAGGTTGCTGAGCACGTCCCCCGGGCACGTCCCTGAGTTGTTGGCAGCAGACGCTGACAAACCTTGCTTAACGGCCCATTGTAGAACAATGGGAGATGACATTTTGTAACTGTCACCAGTAAAAAAAGGGCTTCTATTCCCGGctgccaaccccctttattcccggttacgcagccgggaataggagtttgagaataaagggttagtagccgggaataaaagtggacctttagtcccggttggtgataccaatcgggactaaaaaggtagccacgccagTGCCTGGGCTGACCCCTTTATTCTCGGTTGGTattagcaaccgggactaaagggtctttttttttcttttcctgcttatttcaattgatgattcttttttgttttaatttggttttcgaatacgcattattcgctgcaaagtaatatacgtatacgcgCGCATACTAtaaagttttcgctcgatcaatgcacgcaagcaacacaagtaaaagtaaactaaaacataatattacatttcatcgtcacatgtaaagtttgcattaattgtacatttcatcattacatgttctttggatcaatatgaaatttggctttcatcatcacatatttgggtcatagtaaaactcgccgccgggagttaagacctgatcattcagaaatccacctattgtctcttggattgctttgagatggtgtgtgtccagtgttttttctttcaaccaacgagtcttcaatttgagatatgagataaagaaaaagtatattagtatatatatatatatatatatatatatatatatatatatatatatatatatatatatatatatatatatatatgtgtgtgtgtgtgtgtgtatcaagaataatgataaataaattgtatctatcacgaatatatatatatatatatatatataaatatatgtttgaagaatatatatatatatatatatatatatatatatatatatatatatatgtgtgtgtgtgtgtgtgtgtacactTACCTTTTTTtctagactagttcttttttagcacactctcatgaactcgcaaacatagtatccacagagattggtcccctggggctgcagcagaacccactttacgagaaaaagattcgtcatcatccgagcatagggaaattgaactaaggtaggtatatagtacttactttgtatagcactactttcagtggcactttgcgtttcatatggtgttcctgacagaccttttcccaacaactaccaaataacataaaaaatatttggaccattaatttgcatgcagagagactggaatagttttgctagtgagactgcaattacctctgaataatatctatcatctcttggaactctttttgctcttttctcatcgagtccaTGATGCCTAGAAGACCTTTCTCAAGATCGAGTTgcatcaatatccagtgttcactgccatgtccattaacactcattaattagctaacaggttatatatatatatagatatgtgtgtgtgtgtgtgtgtacactTACCTTTTTTTtctagactagttcttttttagcacactctcatgaactcgcaaacatagtatccacagagattggtcccctggggctgcagcagaacccactttacgagaaaaagattcgtcatcatccgagcatagggaaattgaactaaggtaggtatatagtacttactttgtatagcactactttcagtggcactttgcgtttcatatggtgttcctgacagaccttttcccaacaactaccaaataacataaaaaatatttggaccattaatttgcatgcagagagactggaatagttttgctagtgagactgcaattacctctgaataatatctatcatctcttggaactctttttgctcttttctcatcgagtccaTGATGCCTAGAAGACCTTTCTCAAGATCGAGTTgcatcaatatccagtgttcactgccatgtccattaacactcattaattagctaacaGGT
This sequence is a window from Miscanthus floridulus cultivar M001 chromosome 10, ASM1932011v1, whole genome shotgun sequence. Protein-coding genes within it:
- the LOC136488411 gene encoding wall-associated receptor kinase 2-like, yielding MALAFAAAAVALMAMALQLSAAAATAPIGQPGCNTTCGDVSVPYPFGYGPSRCYWPGLNLTCDTSHQSPRLLLGDGTRVTAIFLGNSTVRVVRTDPIIINTTGNLFTSDGWNASLDFGRDFREHGYLLSAENELVVFGCNVVATLSADIVGEETTKIVSGCASCTKSDRDDHIIDNHSVRLYCTGTLRPCCVASLTSGGVPKAVQARWLYSGNHTLEQTLEPVTVLVTPRGWIDDWAQWVDGFKEVSLFLDFGVKQDLPEKRSSVVDYDCPQDVHRMVCKSEHSSCSAMDQGYTCSCDDGYDGNPYLVGGCQDVDECKLLGEDRVCFGVCTNTIGSYYCWCPQGTYGKPDVQGGCVDYNFNKDALSPTVATVPTGTPGCNTTCGDVHVPYPFGFGPSRCYWPRFNLTCDTSHNPPRLLLHDNSTDDSLQVVHISLRNSTVHVVHISLRNSTVHVVHHGSIGVMDPLFFYRLVDFPLPYIGEPYALSTRNEFIVLSGSGVRATLYGQYRNGSSSNSNSNIGDDSIISRAVCSPVGDRGADGYCTGHDGCCHAPIPAGSTPKRVEFKALNGNNGNYHHYGSWPWYDALAFISEMGLTDQWHKIFNMGSETIGNMSSPIVLQWAVKQGLSVPAADNSRKCAGDVASRLCMSEHSDCRQENGGFTCHCSKGYDGNPYVADGCQDIDDCNIPALRQSCLGGYCNNLPGHYECRSPTGLIIGLSVASGPALLLLVMGILFLLRKLKQRRTKLLKQKYFKQNRGLLLQQLLFQKADIAEKMIIPLDELAKATNNFDKARELGGGGHGTVYKGILSDLHVVAIKKSKITVQKEIDEFINEVAILSQINHKNVVKLFGCCLETEVPLLVYEFISNGTLYHHLHVEEPRSLSWGSRLRIATEIAAALAYLHSSDSIPIIHRDIKSSNILLDDTMTSKISDFGASRYIPVDKTGLTTRVQGTIGYLDPMYFYTNRLTEKSDVYSFGVILVELLTRKKPFLYLSSEGDGLASHFVNLLSEGNLSQIIDPQVMEEGGTEVQEVATLAALCINLRGEERPTMRQVEHTLHGLMTDNPSLSGQGQRCENPCSRRYSLEQEMASYPR